In the Candidatus Omnitrophota bacterium genome, one interval contains:
- the nusG gene encoding transcription termination/antitermination protein NusG yields MAKQWYVIHTQTGYEDRIKTSLEAKIKAGLAGEKISQVLVPIEQVSEIKSGKKKISQRKFFPGYILIEMDLTDDTWYMIKSITGVTGFVGAGARPIPLKGDEIDTILRQAKDAKEKPTPKVMFEKGEAVRVVEGPFMNFNGTIEEANAGKGKIKVMISIFGRATPVELEMWQVEKI; encoded by the coding sequence ATGGCGAAGCAATGGTACGTTATACACACGCAGACGGGATACGAAGACAGAATCAAGACGTCCTTAGAGGCAAAGATAAAGGCCGGCTTGGCAGGTGAAAAAATATCTCAGGTACTCGTTCCTATAGAGCAGGTCTCTGAAATAAAGTCCGGCAAGAAAAAGATATCGCAGAGAAAATTTTTTCCCGGATACATCTTAATAGAGATGGACTTGACCGATGACACCTGGTACATGATAAAGAGCATAACGGGAGTTACGGGTTTTGTGGGCGCGGGAGCGCGGCCGATACCATTAAAGGGCGATGAGATAGATACGATACTGCGCCAGGCCAAGGACGCGAAAGAGAAACCGACGCCCAAGGTGATGTTTGAAAAGGGCGAGGCGGTACGTGTAGTGGAAGGCCCGTTCATGAATTTTAACGGAACAATAGAAGAAGCTAACGCGGGCAAAGGCAAGATTAAGGTAATGATATCGATATTCGGCAGGGCGACACCGGTTGAATTGGAAATGTGGCAAGTGGAGAAGATTTAA
- the secE gene encoding preprotein translocase subunit SecE, with protein MANKFVNFLGEVKLEMGKVSWSTREELIGSTIVVLVSLAILSIFIGICDVVLSTIINVIMSRV; from the coding sequence ATGGCTAATAAGTTTGTCAATTTTTTGGGTGAAGTGAAGCTTGAGATGGGCAAGGTATCCTGGTCCACGCGGGAGGAGCTTATCGGCTCTACCATTGTTGTGCTGGTCTCTCTGGCAATACTTTCTATATTTATAGGCATATGTGACGTGGTTCTATCAACAATAATAAATGTAATAATGTCGAGAGTCTAA